A stretch of the Rhinoderma darwinii isolate aRhiDar2 chromosome 3, aRhiDar2.hap1, whole genome shotgun sequence genome encodes the following:
- the ASB15 gene encoding LOW QUALITY PROTEIN: ankyrin repeat and SOCS box protein 15 (The sequence of the model RefSeq protein was modified relative to this genomic sequence to represent the inferred CDS: inserted 2 bases in 1 codon) — protein MQYKYALDEADEKGWFPLHEAVVQPVRQITEIILDAIHKTQCEQKTNDGETPLTLSAKSGLVENVKVLLEKGVWPNSKNRSGESPLLIAIRIGSYDMVXLLISYNCTINQPCVKRWSAMHEAAKQGQKDIISLLLKNGGNVSLRDGFGVTPLGVAAEFGHCDVLEQLIHKGGDINIEADDGSTVLSDAAAGGNPDCIALLLEYGASGNMPDKEGYLPIHKAAYGGHYIALKYLIPVTSQHAVQRSGISPIHSAAEGQSVQCLELLIENGFDVNDLLAEHISENYGDKRMTALFSAVSNKDVFCTELLLKANANPNLDPLNCLLVAVRSGSHEIVRLLLAHHANVNCYFMLVNDTHFPSAIQYALNDETMLRMLLNNGYQVERCFDCMHGDMYGGSFVWTSSEEVLPGWTSCVIKDSHFCDFITVSWMRHLVGKVIRVLVDYMDYVPICTKLKSILEVQNNWAEIQEIIGNPRPLKHLCRLKLRKLFGLERLQNLSSVKRVHLPPLLKSYLMYKEYDLYGKGLHFDA, from the exons ATGCAATATAAGTATGCACTTGATGAAGCTGATGAAAAAGGCTGGTTTCCTCTACATGAAGCAGTTGTTCAACCGGTCCGTCAGATAACTGAAATAATCCTTGATG CTATACataaaacacagtgtgaacagaAGACAAATGATGGGGAGACTCCACTGACTCTATCTGCAAAGTCTGGATTAGTTGAGAATGTGAAGGTACTTCTAGAGAAAGGAGTCTGGCCAAACAGCAAGAATAGAAGTGGCGAATCTCCTCTTCTTATCG CTATTAGGATAGGAAGTTATGACATGGT TCTTTTGATCAGTTACAACTGTACCATTAACCAACCTTGTGTGAAGAGATGGTCAGCAATGCATGAAGCTGCAAAACAGGGACAAAAAGATATTATCTCTTTACTCTTGAAAAATGGTGGTAATGTCAGTCTTAGAGATGGTTTCGGTGTAACGCCATTAGGAGTTGCTGCTGAATTTGGTCACTGTGATGTGTTGGAACAACTAATACATAAAG GTGGAGATATCAACATAGAAGCAGACGATGGCTCCACAGTGCTCTCTGATGCGGCCGCTGGAGGAAATCCAGATTGCATTGCCCTCCTTTTGGAATATGGCGCTAGTGGAAATATGCCAGATAAAGAGGGTTATCTTCCCATACACAAAGCagcctatggagggcattatat TGCACTAAAGTATCTTATTCCTGTAACATCACAACATGCAGTACAAAGAAGCGGAATAAGCCCTATTCATTCTGCAGCTGAAGGACAGAGCGTGCAATGCTTAGAACTACTCATTGAGAATGGCTTTGACGTAAACGACCTGTTAGCTGAACATATATCTGAAAATTATGGTGATAAAAGAATGACTGCACTGTTTTCTGCAGTATCCAATAAAGATGTTTTTTGCACAGAGCTGCTATTAAAAGCTAATGCTAATCCAAACTTGGACCCCCTGAACTGTCTCTTAGTGGCTGTACGATCCGGAAGCCATGAAATTGTTAGACTTCTCTTAGCTCATCATGCCAATGTAAACTGCTACTTCATGCTTGTGAATGATACTCATTTTCCAAGTGCAATACAATATGCCCTCAATGATGAAACCATGCTACGGATGTTGTTAAATAATGGATACCAAGTTGAGAGGTGCTTTGACTGCATGCATGGGGACATGTATGGTGGATCATTTGTATGGACATCCTCAGAAGAAGTGCTACCTGGTTGGACATCATGTGTTATAAAAGACAGCCAT TTTTGCGATTTCATCACAGTGTCGTGGATGAGGCATTTGGTTGGAAAAGTTATTCGAGTGTTAGTAGACTACATGGATTATGTTCCAATTTGTACAAAACTGAAATCTATTCTTGAAGTACAAAATAACTGGGCAGAGATCCAGGAGATTATAG GAAACCCCCGTCCACTGAAGCATTTGTGCCGTCTTAAATTACGTAAACTTTTTGGTTTGGAGAGATTACAGAACCTGTCGTCTGTGAAGAGAGTTCACCTGCCTCCGCTTCTGAAGTCCTATTTAATGTACAAAGAATATGATTTATATGGGAAGGGATTACATTTTGACGCATAA